Proteins from one Bombus affinis isolate iyBomAffi1 chromosome 1, iyBomAffi1.2, whole genome shotgun sequence genomic window:
- the LOC126921284 gene encoding probable G-protein coupled receptor Mth-like 3 isoform X3 has protein sequence MQHFCTIIRVILFILIYRLTEINGEEMEREEDSFCRPFPEIILQGTKIDRSENGSLVHDKLVYPAGLYRVFENKTYGCTCNLRACLRKCCKKDEILGKGIRPNCTRSSNGLPAPVLVLKQHQLATEIKGISRIDELFFLVEDMQCPQRFMLEPERFEDDEFVLLPNGTLETPTVNYAAWSYCFDWQESSKKVVALICSSNSSIVNASSDPEESFDVGIVISIPFFVATFFVYAIIPELRNLYGKTLMCYVACLILAYSFLVFAKLHYLEFVFCSTIAFIIHFSFLASFFWLNVMCFDIWWTFGGFRSLQGSVKQRERKKFLIYSVYAWGCASLLTGVCAIMDFLPDIPKHFIKPQFGRINCWFTTNKARAIYFYAPMGVTVFCNICLFISTALKIVQHKKNTAQQLKSIDSRRHDDNKQWFNLYLKLFIVMGINWSMEIISWLCNNSPAYIWYLTDLTNTLQGVLIFLIFVWKDKVKRLLLKRFSCHRSNILSRNSTRSACHSSAISRTCTLTTTTQFQEKIDPYSNESSSDKAIVMN, from the exons ATGCAGCATTTTTGTACGATTATTCGCGTAATTTTGTTCATTCTAATTTATCGATTAACAGAAATCAATGGGGAGGAAATGGAGAGAGAAGAAGATTCATTTTGTCGTCCATTCCCTGAAATTATTTTGCAAGGAACTAAGATCGATAGATCCGAGAACGGAAGCTTAGTGCACGATAAGTTGGTGTATCCTGCTGGATTGTATCGAgtatttgaaaataaaacatACGGATGCACATGTAATTTGCGAGCATGTTTGAGAAAGTGTTGTAAAAAAGACGAGATTTTAGGGAAAGGTATTCGGCCTAACTGTACTCGCTCATCAAACGGGTTACCTGCTCCGGTTCTCGTTCTCAAACAGCATCAACTCGCTACTGAGATTAAAGGAATATCCCGTATAGACGAACTATTTTTTCTTGTGGAGGATATGCAGTGTCCCCAGAGGTTTATGCTCGAACCAGAACGTTTCGAAGATGATGAGTTCGTCCTGCTACCAAACGGTACCCTCGAAACTCCGACCGTCAACTATGCAGCATGGAGTTACTGTTTCGACTGGCAAGAATCTTCCAAAAAGGTCGTCGCTCTAATTTGCTCCTCTAATTCATCCATAGTAAATGCTTCTTCTGATCCGGAGGAGTCTTTCGACGTTGGCATCGTTATTTCTATACCCTTCTTTGTCGCCACCTTTTTCGTTTATGCGATCATTCCGGAATTGAGGAATCTCTATGGAAAGACGCTAATGTGTTATGTGGCTTGTTTGATACTCGCCTACTCTTTTCTTGTTTTTGCCAAACTGCATTACTTAGAGTTTGTCTTCTGCTCCACAATAG CGTTCATcatccatttttctttcttggCAAGTTTCTTCTGGTTGAACGTTATGTGTTTTGATATTTGGTGGACTTTTGG AGGTTTCCGATCTCTACAGGGCAGCGTGAAGCAAAGGGAGCGAAAAAAGTTTTTAATATACTCCGTTTACGCTTGGGGTTGCGCATCGCTACTCACCGGAGTTTGTGCCATTATGGACTTTCTTCCTGACATTCCAAAGCATTTTATCAAGCCACAATTTGGCAGAATTAATTGCTGGTTTACGA CTAACAAGGCAAGGGCGATATACTTTTACGCGCCAATGGGCGTTACTGTGTTTTGCAACATATGCCTTTTCATCTCCACGGCGTTGAAGATCGTGCAACATAAAAAGAACACTGCTCAACAGCTTAAAAGCATAGACAGTAGGCGCCACGATGACAATAAACAATG GTTCAATCTATATTTGAAACTCTTCATCGTAATGGGCATTAATTGGTCAATGGAAATAATATCATGGCTCTGCAACAATTCACCGGCTTACATTTGGTATCTTACAGATCTTACCAATACTTTGCAAGGTGTACTCatctttttaattttcgtttggAAAGATAAAGTCAAACGACTGTTATTAAAAAGATTCAGTTGTCACAGAAGTAACATTCTTTCAAGAAACTCGACTCGCAGTGCTTGTCATAGTTCAGCGATATCTCGTACTTGCACATTGACGACGACGACACAGTTTCAGGAGAAAATCGACCCCTATTCGAATGAATCTTCTTCCGACAAAGCAATCGTTATGAATTAA
- the LOC126921284 gene encoding G-protein coupled receptor Mth2-like isoform X2 yields MFRVVIIGLLSTIPVIHSMGQRSTRLHDTTMFPRRDLVEHIAYGSTMKVESSEQPESFRSNKRYVEEERNVSTIPSTESVDYWTESVSHGGGVSLPVCCPYGQRLSKGQCIETNVTFRFPALYDSNNLTLIDEAPNYQRYFNLRVYDPCIDRQRYKLDPNMNPMDAFMLLNNGSIYMKNEGDILRDADYCFGILDTELFDVILCFNLDENEDTQETTKITVLFPVGLIISVPFLFATFVAYILIPEWKNIHGRTLRSYVGSLLIAYVILAVVQMTPQQQISDSLCIAFAFIIHFSFLASFFWLNVMCFDIWWTFGGFRSLQGSVKQRERKKFLIYSVYAWGCASLLTGVCAIMDFLPDIPKHFIKPQFGRINCWFTTNKARAIYFYAPMGVTVFCNICLFISTALKIVQHKKNTAQQLKSIDSRRHDDNKQWFNLYLKLFIVMGINWSMEIISWLCNNSPAYIWYLTDLTNTLQGVLIFLIFVWKDKVKRLLLKRFSCHRSNILSRNSTRSACHSSAISRTCTLTTTTQFQEKIDPYSNESSSDKAIVMN; encoded by the exons ATGTTTCGTGTAGTGATCATTGGCCTATTATCTACGATACCCGTGATACACTCGATGGGACAACGATCCACGCGACTCCATGATACAACAATGTTTCCTCGTCGAGATCTCGTCGAACACATTGCGTACGGATCAACGATGAAAGTGGAAAGTAGCGAGCAACCGGAATCGTTCCGATCGAACAAGAGGTACGTCGAAGAGGAGAGAAATGTTTCTACGATACCAAGTACAGAAAGCGTTGACTATTGGACCGAGTCGGTCAGTCACGGTGGAGGAGTAAGTCTGCCCGTATGTTGCCCGTACGGACAACGTTTGAGCAAGGGCCAATGCATTGAAACGAATGTCACCTTTCGCTTCCCGGCTCTTTACGATTCCAACAACTTGACCTTAATCGACGAGGCACCGAATTATCAACGCTATTTCAATTTGCGCGTTTATGATCCTTGCATCGATCGTCAACGCTATAAACTTGACCCGAATATGAATCCGATGGATGCGTTCATGCTTCTCAACAATGGTTCGATCTATATGAAAAACGAGGGTGATATTCTCCGAGATGCCGACTACTGTTTTGGTATCCTCGATACCGAACTGTTCGATGTGATTCTTTGTTTCAATTTGGACGAGAACGAGGATACGCAGGAAACGACGAAAATCACGGTACTGTTTCCTGTTGGATTGATCATATCGGTGCCATTCTTGTTTGCCACGTTTGTCGCCTACATATTGATACCAGAATGGAAGAATATACACGGCCGTACGCTTCGTAGCTATGTCGGTTCTCTGCTGATCGCCTATGTGATACTCGCGGTCGTACAGATGACTCCGCAGCAACAGATTTCGGATTCTCTTTGCATCGCATTTG CGTTCATcatccatttttctttcttggCAAGTTTCTTCTGGTTGAACGTTATGTGTTTTGATATTTGGTGGACTTTTGG AGGTTTCCGATCTCTACAGGGCAGCGTGAAGCAAAGGGAGCGAAAAAAGTTTTTAATATACTCCGTTTACGCTTGGGGTTGCGCATCGCTACTCACCGGAGTTTGTGCCATTATGGACTTTCTTCCTGACATTCCAAAGCATTTTATCAAGCCACAATTTGGCAGAATTAATTGCTGGTTTACGA CTAACAAGGCAAGGGCGATATACTTTTACGCGCCAATGGGCGTTACTGTGTTTTGCAACATATGCCTTTTCATCTCCACGGCGTTGAAGATCGTGCAACATAAAAAGAACACTGCTCAACAGCTTAAAAGCATAGACAGTAGGCGCCACGATGACAATAAACAATG GTTCAATCTATATTTGAAACTCTTCATCGTAATGGGCATTAATTGGTCAATGGAAATAATATCATGGCTCTGCAACAATTCACCGGCTTACATTTGGTATCTTACAGATCTTACCAATACTTTGCAAGGTGTACTCatctttttaattttcgtttggAAAGATAAAGTCAAACGACTGTTATTAAAAAGATTCAGTTGTCACAGAAGTAACATTCTTTCAAGAAACTCGACTCGCAGTGCTTGTCATAGTTCAGCGATATCTCGTACTTGCACATTGACGACGACGACACAGTTTCAGGAGAAAATCGACCCCTATTCGAATGAATCTTCTTCCGACAAAGCAATCGTTATGAATTAA
- the LOC126921284 gene encoding G-protein coupled receptor Mth2-like isoform X1 codes for MQHFCTIIRVILFILIYRLTEINGEEMEREEDSFCRPFPEIILQGTKIDRSENGSLVHDKLVYPAGLYRVFENKTYGCTCNLRACLRKCCKKDEILGKGIRPNCTRSSNGLPAPVLVLKQHQLATEIKGISRIDELFFLVEDMQCPQRFMLEPERFEDDEFVLLPNGTLETPTVNYAAWSYCFDWQESSKKVVALICSSNSSIVNASSDPEESFDVGIVISIPFFVATFFVYAIIPELRNLYGKTLMCYVACLILAYSFLVFAKLHYLEFVFCSTIVIIGLLSTIPVIHSMGQRSTRLHDTTMFPRRDLVEHIAYGSTMKVESSEQPESFRSNKRYVEEERNVSTIPSTESVDYWTESVSHGGGVSLPVCCPYGQRLSKGQCIETNVTFRFPALYDSNNLTLIDEAPNYQRYFNLRVYDPCIDRQRYKLDPNMNPMDAFMLLNNGSIYMKNEGDILRDADYCFGILDTELFDVILCFNLDENEDTQETTKITVLFPVGLIISVPFLFATFVAYILIPEWKNIHGRTLRSYVGSLLIAYVILAVVQMTPQQQISDSLCIAFAFIIHFSFLASFFWLNVMCFDIWWTFGGFRSLQGSVKQRERKKFLIYSVYAWGCASLLTGVCAIMDFLPDIPKHFIKPQFGRINCWFTTNKARAIYFYAPMGVTVFCNICLFISTALKIVQHKKNTAQQLKSIDSRRHDDNKQWFNLYLKLFIVMGINWSMEIISWLCNNSPAYIWYLTDLTNTLQGVLIFLIFVWKDKVKRLLLKRFSCHRSNILSRNSTRSACHSSAISRTCTLTTTTQFQEKIDPYSNESSSDKAIVMN; via the exons ATGCAGCATTTTTGTACGATTATTCGCGTAATTTTGTTCATTCTAATTTATCGATTAACAGAAATCAATGGGGAGGAAATGGAGAGAGAAGAAGATTCATTTTGTCGTCCATTCCCTGAAATTATTTTGCAAGGAACTAAGATCGATAGATCCGAGAACGGAAGCTTAGTGCACGATAAGTTGGTGTATCCTGCTGGATTGTATCGAgtatttgaaaataaaacatACGGATGCACATGTAATTTGCGAGCATGTTTGAGAAAGTGTTGTAAAAAAGACGAGATTTTAGGGAAAGGTATTCGGCCTAACTGTACTCGCTCATCAAACGGGTTACCTGCTCCGGTTCTCGTTCTCAAACAGCATCAACTCGCTACTGAGATTAAAGGAATATCCCGTATAGACGAACTATTTTTTCTTGTGGAGGATATGCAGTGTCCCCAGAGGTTTATGCTCGAACCAGAACGTTTCGAAGATGATGAGTTCGTCCTGCTACCAAACGGTACCCTCGAAACTCCGACCGTCAACTATGCAGCATGGAGTTACTGTTTCGACTGGCAAGAATCTTCCAAAAAGGTCGTCGCTCTAATTTGCTCCTCTAATTCATCCATAGTAAATGCTTCTTCTGATCCGGAGGAGTCTTTCGACGTTGGCATCGTTATTTCTATACCCTTCTTTGTCGCCACCTTTTTCGTTTATGCGATCATTCCGGAATTGAGGAATCTCTATGGAAAGACGCTAATGTGTTATGTGGCTTGTTTGATACTCGCCTACTCTTTTCTTGTTTTTGCCAAACTGCATTACTTAGAGTTTGTCTTCTGCTCCACAATAG TGATCATTGGCCTATTATCTACGATACCCGTGATACACTCGATGGGACAACGATCCACGCGACTCCATGATACAACAATGTTTCCTCGTCGAGATCTCGTCGAACACATTGCGTACGGATCAACGATGAAAGTGGAAAGTAGCGAGCAACCGGAATCGTTCCGATCGAACAAGAGGTACGTCGAAGAGGAGAGAAATGTTTCTACGATACCAAGTACAGAAAGCGTTGACTATTGGACCGAGTCGGTCAGTCACGGTGGAGGAGTAAGTCTGCCCGTATGTTGCCCGTACGGACAACGTTTGAGCAAGGGCCAATGCATTGAAACGAATGTCACCTTTCGCTTCCCGGCTCTTTACGATTCCAACAACTTGACCTTAATCGACGAGGCACCGAATTATCAACGCTATTTCAATTTGCGCGTTTATGATCCTTGCATCGATCGTCAACGCTATAAACTTGACCCGAATATGAATCCGATGGATGCGTTCATGCTTCTCAACAATGGTTCGATCTATATGAAAAACGAGGGTGATATTCTCCGAGATGCCGACTACTGTTTTGGTATCCTCGATACCGAACTGTTCGATGTGATTCTTTGTTTCAATTTGGACGAGAACGAGGATACGCAGGAAACGACGAAAATCACGGTACTGTTTCCTGTTGGATTGATCATATCGGTGCCATTCTTGTTTGCCACGTTTGTCGCCTACATATTGATACCAGAATGGAAGAATATACACGGCCGTACGCTTCGTAGCTATGTCGGTTCTCTGCTGATCGCCTATGTGATACTCGCGGTCGTACAGATGACTCCGCAGCAACAGATTTCGGATTCTCTTTGCATCGCATTTG CGTTCATcatccatttttctttcttggCAAGTTTCTTCTGGTTGAACGTTATGTGTTTTGATATTTGGTGGACTTTTGG AGGTTTCCGATCTCTACAGGGCAGCGTGAAGCAAAGGGAGCGAAAAAAGTTTTTAATATACTCCGTTTACGCTTGGGGTTGCGCATCGCTACTCACCGGAGTTTGTGCCATTATGGACTTTCTTCCTGACATTCCAAAGCATTTTATCAAGCCACAATTTGGCAGAATTAATTGCTGGTTTACGA CTAACAAGGCAAGGGCGATATACTTTTACGCGCCAATGGGCGTTACTGTGTTTTGCAACATATGCCTTTTCATCTCCACGGCGTTGAAGATCGTGCAACATAAAAAGAACACTGCTCAACAGCTTAAAAGCATAGACAGTAGGCGCCACGATGACAATAAACAATG GTTCAATCTATATTTGAAACTCTTCATCGTAATGGGCATTAATTGGTCAATGGAAATAATATCATGGCTCTGCAACAATTCACCGGCTTACATTTGGTATCTTACAGATCTTACCAATACTTTGCAAGGTGTACTCatctttttaattttcgtttggAAAGATAAAGTCAAACGACTGTTATTAAAAAGATTCAGTTGTCACAGAAGTAACATTCTTTCAAGAAACTCGACTCGCAGTGCTTGTCATAGTTCAGCGATATCTCGTACTTGCACATTGACGACGACGACACAGTTTCAGGAGAAAATCGACCCCTATTCGAATGAATCTTCTTCCGACAAAGCAATCGTTATGAATTAA
- the LOC126921459 gene encoding phosphoserine phosphatase, whose protein sequence is MANPNELRSIWKNADAITFDVDSTVIQEEGIDELAKFCGKENDVIALTNRAMQGDLTYRQSLVERLNIIKPSFMQIKQFLASRPLKLSPGIKTLITALQIREKQVFLISGGFRSLIAPIATCLNIPLENVFANRLKFYYTGEYAGFDEDQPTAINGGKAKIIEQLKNEKGFTTVVHIGDGATDLETISVVNLFIGYGGNVIRESIKQQSLWYITDFNELVNIL, encoded by the exons ATGGCTAATCCAAATGAATTAAGATCGATATGGAAGAACGCCGACGCCATTACCTTCGATGTCGATTCGACTGTGATACAAGAGGAAGGAATTGATGAACTTGCAAAGTTTTGTGGAAAAGAAAACGATGTTATTGCGTT AACAAATCGGGCTATGCAAGGAGATCTGACATATCGACAGTCTTTGGTTGAGAGGTTGAATATTATAAAACCAAGCTTTATGCAAATAAAGCAATTTCTGGCCTCACGTCCATTAAAACTTTCACCTGGAATTAA AACACTGATAACAGCTCTACAAATTCGTGAAAAGCAAGTATTTTTGATATCCGGTGGATTTCGTTCTTTAATTGCACCAATTGCTACATGTCTGAATATTCCATTAGAAAATGTTTTTGCAAACAGActtaaattctattatacaG GAGAATATGCAGGATTTGATGAAGATCAACCTACTGCAATAAATGGTGGGAAAGCAAAAATAATAGAACAACTCAAAAATGAAAAAGGATTTACAACTGTTGTTCATATTGGTGATGGAGCGACAGATTTAGAAACTATTTCAGTAGTAAACCTATTTATAG GATATGGAGGGAATGTGATCAGAGAGAGCATAAAACAGCAATCATTATGGTATATTACTGATTTTAATGAACTTGTCAATATTTTGTAA
- the LOC126921688 gene encoding ubiquitin conjugation factor E4 A → MCDNVNNNPFAGLFSTINDAVSFSSQSQAIINESNRASHVAQLEDENFDDIAGIQSLEDSRDFRTDHQINHLLGDILGITLHELEANEYQERRLVFVNVDSVEQAVFDRLMLPDLESNLVPIDNSQQIFTDPHTTEKRVLIYLFESYCRLQLYQDEPELSDSLFRITQVILQNATIALEEPELFEEQEIYNQFIALCVDETGPKSEFVSFVNGIVCELLNENEEDAMDIIAMSFSPILDIIYKEAAQSNLVLYRQYWFNVLNLFSSIEPLAKLLIDHSTPKSNQGRAYADTLLGAIFSLSCLPKTIEEPFYFFEKPLQQTSVEGNIWTALDALNESLQKVFHLLLKCSAEVRHLTLQWIGNCLHLNANRGKIWNTQNDVTFNSMLCVSDGFMLNLGNVLLRLCQPFCIKQNDPKVPKIDPTYCAADVNDQDNCINSNIHLKGMSSETCLIPMSEGGARPVAKTFGFTTECFFLTHRALDLGYRVVLDKLLRTNQDLVRIQRVYQDAQNGGRSEVFDIITQRMEAEMTKYLSLRASLLVPEMLKLLAKFHATTAFWLVQVYLNDVQIGENEENYIPKECKEVKFPLPGTVPDTLRCIPEFVVENTIRFLYLLRRINPNIFEEQGPSFLMPVLTEIIVLMESQQRLYNPHLRARLAEGLEALLPTSDETMSPVTPSLGSFHREQLFITHPYRQYIVPNLLKVFVSIEMTGQSVQFEQKFNYRRPMYVAMEYLWKLPEHRNNFISLAEEAEANMETAQPPLFLRFINLLMNDAVFLLDEALSSMAQLKQLIQARESGEWNKLPQHERDQQAHYLLHLGMIARFDNILGRKTIYTLKMLTTEIKSIFCHPTMVDRIVSMLNYLLLQLVGPNKNNLKVNGQKEYAFQPANLVLNICEIYINLSHSESFTLAVSQDGRSYSPELFKLADNVLVRIGGVGILGDLDQFARNVEAAASHKKEEDEILIDAPDEFLDPIMSTLMTDPVVLPSSKITIDRQTIARHLLSDQTDPFNRSPLTMDMVKSNVELQRRVQEWIQQKKQEKTRNYH, encoded by the exons ATGTGCGACAATGTGAATAACAATCCATTTGCTGGGTTGTTTTCAACTATCAACGATGCCGTGTCATTCTCTTCTCAAAGTCAGGCAATTATCAACGAAAGTAATAGAGCTAGTCATGTTGCGCAACTTGAAGATGAAAATTTTGACGATATTGCGGGAATCCAAAGTTTGGAGGATTCCAGAGATTTTAGAACCGATCATCAGATTAACCACCTTCTTGGTGATATACTTGGAATAACATTACACGAATTAGAAGCAAATGAATATCAAGAACGAAGATTAGTTTTCGTTAATGTTGATTCAGTCGAACAAGCAGTTTTTGACCGATTAATGTTACCTGATCTTGAATCTAACTTAGTACCTATAGACAATTCTCAACAAATTTTTACCGATCCTCATACAACAGAAAAACgagtattaatttatttgtttgaGAGTTATTGTCGGTTGCAACTGTATCAAGACGAACCAGAATTATCTGATTCCCTTTTTAGAATAACTCAGGTTATATTACAAAATGCAACTATCGCGCTAGAAGAGCCAGAATTGTTTGAAGAACAAGAG ATTTATAATCAGTTTATTGCATTATGTGTGGATGAAACTGGGCCCAAATCAGAATTTGTATCATTTGTCAATGGTATTGTGTGTGAGTTACTAAATGAAAATGAAGAAGATGCTATGGATATAATAGCTATGTCTTTTAGTCCTATTCTTGATATAATTTACAAAGAAGCAGCACAAAGTAATCTTGTCCTTTATCGTCAATATTGGTTTAATGTATTAAATCTTTTTTCCTCGATAGAACCCTTAGCTAAATTATTAATTGATCATAGTACTCCTAAAAGCAATCAAGGCCGAGCATATGCAGATACATTATTAGGTGCAATTTTTAGCTTGAGCTGTTTACCAAAAACAATAGAAGAACCATTTTATTTTTTTGAGAAGCCATTACAACAG ACTTCAGTTGAAGGAAATATTTGGACAGCCTTAGATGCATTAAATGAATCATTGCAAAAGGTTTTTCATTTACTATTAAAATGTTCGGCAGAAGTTCGTCATTTGACTTTACAATGGATAGGCAATTGTCTTCATTTAAATGCAAATAGAGGAAAAATTTGGAATACCCAGAATGATGTGACCTTCAACTCAATGTTATGTGTTTCTGACGGTTTTATGTTAAATTTAGGAAATGTGCTATTGCGTCTTTGTCAACCATTTTGCATTAAACAAAATGATCCTAAAGTGCCTAAAATTGATCCAACATATTGTGCTGCAGAT GTTAATGATCAGGATAACTGTATAAATTCAAATATACATTTAAAAGGAATGTCTTCAGAAACTTGTTTGATACCAATGTCAGAAGGTGGTGCCAGACCAGTTGCAAAAACATTTGGTTTTACTACTGAATGCTTTTTCTTAACTCATAGAGCATTAGATCTTGGATATAGAGTAGTGTTAGACAAACTTTTAAG AACAAACCAGGATTTGGTAAGAATACAGAGAGTATATCAGGATGCACAGAATGGTGGTAGATCGGAAGTATTTGATATAATAACTCAACGCATGGAAGCAGAAATGACCAA GTATTTATCTTTAAGAGCAAGCCTTTTAGTACCAGAGATGCTAAAACTATTAGCAAAATTTCATGCAACAACAGCATTTTGGTTAGTACAAGTATATTTAAATGATGTACAGATTggagaaaatgaagaaaattacATTCCAAAGGAATGTAAAGAGGTGAAGTTCCCTTTACCAGGAACTGTTCCAGATACTTTGAG ATGCATTCCGGAATTTGTGGTAGAAAATACTATtagatttttgtatttattacgACGCATAAATCCAAATATTTTTGAAGAACAAGGGCCATCCTTTCTAATGCCTGTATTAACAGAG ATCATAGTATTAATGGAGTCTCAACAACGTTTATATAATCCTCATCTACGTGCACGTCTAGCAGAAGGCTTAGAGGCACTTTTACCTACAAGCGATGAAACTATGAGCCCTGTAACACCAAGCTTAGGGTCATTCCATAGAGAACAATTATTTATCACACATCCATATAGACAATAT ATTGTTCCGAATTTACTTAAAGTATTTGTGAGCATTGAAATGACTGGACAAAGTGTACAATTTGAACAAAAGTTTAATTATCGGCGACCAATGTATGTTGCTATGGAGTACTTGTGGAAATTACCAGAACATCGTAATAATTTCAT TTCTTTAGCAGAAGAAGCAGAAGCCAATATGGAAACAGCTCAGCCTCCATTATTTTTGCGTTTTATAAATCTTTTAATGAATGATGCAGTTTTCTTATTAGATGAAGCACTTTCAAGTATGGctcaattgaaacaattgatTCAAGCAAG GGAAAGTGGAGAATGGAACAAACTACCACAACATGAACGTGATCAACAAGCTCATTATCTCTTACATCTTGGAATGATTGCACGATTTGACAATATATTAGGTAGAAAAACTATATACACATTAAAAATGTTAACTACAGAAATAAAATCCATCTTTTGTCATCCAACAATGGTGGATCGTATTGTCTCGATGCTTAATTATTTGTTGCTTCAGCTGGTTGGGCCaaataaaaacaatttaaaG GTTAATGGACAGAAAGAGTATGCGTTCCAACCAGCAAATTTAGTATTAAATATATgcgaaatttatataaatcttaGTCATAGTGAATCTTTTACGCTTGCTGTTTCACAAGATGGTCGTTCATATAGCCCGGAACTGTTCAAACTGGCTGATAACGTTCTTG TTCGTATCGGTGGTGTGGGTATATTAGGCGATTTAGATCAATTTGCAAGAAATGTTGAGGCAGCCGCAAGTCATAAAAAGGAGGAAGACGAAATTTTAATCGATGCTCCCGATGAGTTTCTAGATCCAATTATGTCTACTTTAATGACAGATCCTGTTGTTCTTCCATCATCAAAGATAACTATAGATCGGCAAACCATTGCAAG GCACTTATTAAGCGACCAGACTGACCCGTTCAATAGATCTCCTCTTACTATGGATATGGTAAAATCAAATGTTGAACTTCAACGTAGAGTACAAGAATGGATACAACAAAAGAAGCAAGAAAAAACGAGAAATTACCATTGA